In Quercus lobata isolate SW786 chromosome 12, ValleyOak3.0 Primary Assembly, whole genome shotgun sequence, a genomic segment contains:
- the LOC115970432 gene encoding uncharacterized protein LOC115970432 — protein sequence MRKIERAILPQQFHQPMSTIYNGRTDPVEHVSHFNKRIVIHSKDETLMCKVFPSSLGPVVMRWFDGLRANSIDSFKKLTQASGSHFIMCNRVPRPLDSLLSLSMQEEETLKTYSDRYWEMFNEINGNFEDVAISTFKVGLPAEHGLKKSLTGKPVTNVRQLMDQIDKYKRVEED from the coding sequence ATGCGCAAGATTGAGAGGGCAATACTTCCTCAGCAGTTCCATCAGCCAATGTCCACCATCTATAATGGTAGAacagaccctgtggagcatgtgagccacttCAATAAGAGAATTGTTATCCATTCCAAAGACGAaaccttgatgtgcaaggtattcCCGTCTAGTCTAGGACCCGTggtgatgagatggttcgaCGGCCTAAGGGcaaattccatagattccttcaAGAAGCTCACTCAGGCATCTGGCTCTCATTTTATTATGTGTAACAGGGTTCCTCGGCCCTTAGATTCCCTACTATCCTTATCCATGCAAGAAGAAGAGACCTTGAAGACATACTCGGAcagatactgggagatgttcaatgaaATAAATGGTAACTTTGAAGACGTGGCCATTAGTACTTTCAAGGTTGGCCTTCCAGCCGAGCACGGTTTAAAGAAGTCTTTGACTGGCAAACCAGTCACCAAtgtgcgccaactcatggatCAGATTGATAAATATAAGAGGGTTGAGGAAGACTAG